One stretch of Rhizobium rhizoryzae DNA includes these proteins:
- a CDS encoding sugar kinase, whose product MTKRVLSIGECMVELSQAGQGLLRKGFAGDTFNTAWYLRAVLSQNWQVDYLTALGDDPLSEELLAFMQKAGIGTGLIRRIPGKTPGLYLISLKDGERTFSYWRDTSAARQLADDADHLRKAIESADVLYFSGITLAILTPHAADTLLSELRRAKAVGKHVIFDPNIRPRLWNDRQRMLDTITAGAAASTIVLPSFDDEETHFGDANVAETIERYQAAGVQRVVVKNGSQGATVAEGSQRTFVPAVPPEKLVDTTSAGDSFNGGFIGRLLDGTPPAEAAAHGAAVASVVIAHHGALIEPALLPS is encoded by the coding sequence ATGACGAAGCGGGTTCTTTCGATCGGCGAGTGCATGGTGGAACTCTCGCAGGCGGGCCAGGGCCTGCTGCGCAAGGGCTTTGCAGGGGATACGTTCAATACTGCCTGGTATCTGCGTGCCGTGCTTTCGCAAAACTGGCAGGTAGATTACCTGACGGCGCTCGGCGACGACCCGCTGTCCGAGGAACTGCTGGCCTTCATGCAAAAGGCCGGGATAGGTACAGGTCTCATTCGTCGCATTCCGGGCAAGACACCCGGTCTCTACCTCATTTCACTGAAGGATGGCGAACGCACCTTCAGCTACTGGCGTGATACATCCGCTGCAAGACAGCTTGCCGATGATGCTGACCATCTGCGCAAGGCGATCGAAAGCGCCGACGTGCTCTATTTCTCCGGAATCACACTCGCAATCCTCACGCCGCATGCGGCAGACACGCTTCTGTCTGAACTGCGCCGCGCGAAGGCAGTGGGCAAGCATGTGATCTTCGACCCCAATATCCGGCCTCGTCTGTGGAACGACAGGCAGCGCATGCTGGACACGATCACGGCCGGTGCCGCAGCCTCCACGATCGTGCTGCCCAGCTTCGATGACGAGGAAACGCATTTCGGCGATGCCAACGTGGCCGAAACGATTGAACGCTATCAGGCGGCGGGCGTGCAGCGCGTTGTCGTCAAGAACGGTTCGCAGGGAGCCACGGTCGCAGAAGGCTCTCAGCGCACTTTCGTGCCTGCCGTGCCTCCGGAGAAGCTGGTGGATACCACCAGTGCCGGCGATAGCTTCAACGGCGGTTTCATCGGCAGACTGCTGGATGGAACACCGCCAGCGGAAGCGGCGGCCCATGGCGCGGCGGTCGCCTCCGTGGTCATTGCCCATCACGGCGCCCTCATCGAGCCCGCACTTCTCCCCTCCTGA
- a CDS encoding M23 family metallopeptidase, producing the protein MDARASAIAVRDESCVGDEFAPDIPGLKARRFWIRNSGCVIAAALLVTLSSTALLEPLSDVAPPTGPEQKKPVVLARTRRQSVTSPKKARLWMPRTGRPETLDLVERMGDGSMSQTSYFDISLDLNENASGSAASSASAVAQVADTGANPFDLVLQDALDARQLMRHSGLGYAADAPKAVRPADQSNVTVTPAQEAMLVRRIVSLPVQPERLRDIKGVIGVSEQDFAQLASGLGGDVVRKGEQLDLIIGQRPAQPNLSEILFARHLAADGRERLLARCDDGHFQLVTDHRPYDRMVAEALAHQAAEARSGSAQAVPKDVAALQDAAADYPKLIEHLARRNVPVKVSLQIVQLLRANGIHWSKTADVPQLDFVFRTAEQGEQELVSVTLKGKGRDRRFYRYVSDSGKPEFFDDAGRSVSKTLMHKPVSAGQLGDGFGWRVHPILRTRKFHNGVDYRAPMGSPIVAAGDGVVVKIDSETGYGKYIRIQHDGGYTTTYAHIEGTPKGLRVGDHVAQGQVIAYVGSTGLSTGPHLYYELRVGDTYKDPTKAEMPAGTTLRGRALEEFRQQIGRVETIASTIRATATSAAHSAVSALTPGSDKQ; encoded by the coding sequence ATGGATGCAAGGGCAAGCGCAATTGCTGTGCGCGATGAGAGTTGCGTTGGCGATGAGTTTGCCCCGGACATCCCTGGGCTGAAAGCGCGGCGGTTCTGGATTCGCAACAGCGGATGTGTCATCGCCGCCGCTCTTCTGGTCACTCTAAGCTCAACCGCGCTTCTCGAGCCGCTTTCTGATGTTGCTCCTCCCACAGGGCCGGAGCAGAAAAAGCCCGTTGTGCTTGCCCGCACACGAAGGCAGTCTGTCACCAGCCCGAAGAAGGCTCGGCTGTGGATGCCCCGAACCGGTCGCCCGGAAACGCTCGATCTCGTGGAGCGGATGGGCGATGGTTCGATGTCGCAGACCTCCTACTTTGATATTTCTCTCGATTTGAATGAAAATGCATCCGGGTCGGCTGCCTCCAGCGCTTCGGCTGTCGCGCAGGTTGCAGATACGGGCGCCAATCCTTTCGATCTGGTTCTCCAAGATGCGCTGGATGCCCGGCAATTGATGCGCCATTCCGGGCTCGGTTATGCTGCGGACGCACCGAAGGCGGTGCGTCCCGCCGACCAATCCAATGTGACCGTGACCCCTGCGCAGGAGGCGATGCTTGTCAGGCGGATTGTCTCCCTGCCTGTCCAGCCGGAACGGCTTCGCGATATCAAGGGCGTCATCGGAGTTTCCGAGCAGGATTTTGCCCAGCTGGCCTCTGGTTTGGGTGGTGACGTTGTCCGCAAGGGCGAGCAGCTCGACCTGATCATCGGCCAGCGTCCTGCACAGCCCAATCTTTCGGAAATTCTGTTTGCGCGTCATCTGGCGGCGGATGGTCGGGAACGTCTGCTGGCGCGCTGCGATGATGGCCACTTCCAGCTGGTAACCGATCACCGGCCCTATGACCGAATGGTGGCAGAAGCGCTGGCGCATCAGGCGGCAGAGGCGCGGTCCGGGTCTGCGCAGGCCGTGCCGAAGGATGTTGCCGCGTTGCAGGATGCTGCAGCCGATTATCCGAAGCTGATCGAGCATCTGGCGCGCAGAAACGTGCCGGTAAAGGTGAGCCTGCAGATCGTCCAGCTTTTGCGTGCCAATGGCATTCACTGGTCGAAAACAGCCGATGTGCCGCAACTGGATTTTGTATTCCGCACAGCAGAACAGGGCGAGCAGGAGCTTGTTTCCGTGACGCTGAAGGGCAAGGGCAGGGACCGCCGTTTCTACCGCTACGTATCCGATAGCGGAAAGCCTGAGTTTTTCGACGATGCAGGACGATCGGTCTCAAAGACGCTGATGCACAAGCCCGTTTCCGCCGGTCAGCTGGGTGACGGTTTCGGCTGGCGCGTGCACCCAATCCTCAGAACCCGCAAATTCCACAACGGGGTCGATTATCGCGCGCCCATGGGATCGCCGATCGTTGCGGCGGGCGACGGTGTTGTGGTGAAGATTGATTCCGAAACCGGATACGGGAAATATATCCGCATCCAGCACGATGGCGGATATACCACGACCTATGCCCACATCGAAGGCACGCCGAAGGGGCTGAGGGTTGGCGACCATGTGGCACAGGGGCAAGTCATTGCCTATGTGGGCTCGACCGGGCTGTCCACCGGACCGCATCTCTATTACGAACTGCGCGTCGGCGATACCTACAAGGATCCGACCAAGGCTGAAATGCCTGCGGGCACGACCTTGCGGGGCAGGGCGCTGGAAGAGTTCCGCCAGCAGATTGGCCGCGTGGAGACCATTGCCAGCACCATTCGGGCAACCGCCACGTCTGCGGCTCACTCGGCTGTCTCCGCCCTGACCCCGGGTAGCGACAAGCAATAG
- a CDS encoding glycosyltransferase family 4 protein yields MTKITIVTDAWYPQINGVVRSIENTNRELARMGVEVSMITPQGFSSIPCPTYPEIRLSVATYASVARAIEAFGPCSVHIATEGPLGLLARRWCLKNNMPFSTSYHTRFPEYVAARFPIPIRWLRAFVRWFHNAGNGCMVATASLEGELSKLGLRNLRRWSRGIDQSLFRPMPQEAEPFGLPRPIFMTVSRLAVEKNISAFLNLDLPGSKVVVGDGPERINLERQFPDVHFTGMKTGEDLARAYAQADVFVFPSLTDTFGNTILEALASGVPVAAYPVTGPIDIIEDGSGAGALHEDLHAACLAALSCSREDARRLAERYSWQAATRQFLENVLSACRADKLQHLSQDSL; encoded by the coding sequence ATGACCAAGATCACCATCGTCACCGATGCATGGTACCCGCAGATCAACGGCGTGGTTCGCTCCATCGAAAACACGAACCGCGAACTGGCACGAATGGGCGTCGAGGTCTCCATGATCACGCCGCAGGGATTTTCCAGCATACCCTGCCCCACCTATCCGGAAATCCGGCTGTCCGTCGCGACCTATGCATCTGTTGCCCGGGCGATTGAAGCCTTCGGGCCATGTTCGGTTCACATCGCCACCGAAGGGCCGCTGGGTCTGCTTGCCAGACGCTGGTGCCTGAAGAACAACATGCCCTTTTCCACCAGCTATCACACCCGTTTCCCGGAATATGTCGCAGCCCGTTTCCCTATTCCAATCCGCTGGTTGCGCGCCTTCGTTCGCTGGTTTCACAATGCGGGCAACGGCTGCATGGTTGCAACGGCAAGCCTGGAAGGGGAACTCTCCAAACTGGGCCTTCGCAATCTGCGCCGCTGGAGCCGGGGCATCGATCAATCGCTGTTCCGGCCAATGCCGCAGGAAGCCGAGCCCTTCGGCCTTCCGCGCCCCATTTTCATGACGGTCAGCCGCCTCGCCGTTGAAAAGAACATCTCCGCCTTCCTAAACCTTGATCTGCCGGGTTCGAAAGTGGTGGTGGGGGACGGGCCGGAACGCATCAATCTTGAGCGACAATTTCCCGATGTTCATTTCACCGGCATGAAAACAGGCGAGGATCTGGCGCGGGCCTATGCGCAGGCCGATGTCTTCGTCTTCCCCTCCTTGACCGATACCTTCGGCAATACAATTCTGGAGGCACTGGCCAGCGGCGTGCCAGTGGCAGCCTATCCGGTGACTGGGCCGATCGATATCATCGAGGATGGCAGCGGCGCTGGCGCTCTCCATGAAGACTTGCACGCTGCCTGCCTTGCCGCCTTGTCCTGCTCTCGCGAAGATGCACGCCGTCTTGCGGAACGCTATTCATGGCAGGCAGCCACCCGGCAGTTTCTGGAAAACGTGCTGTCCGCCTGCCGTGCGGACAAGCTGCAGCACCTTTCGCAGGACTCGCTTTAG
- a CDS encoding magnesium transporter CorA family protein, whose protein sequence is MLRIYERDTDRLVLRDHLSASTADQPAPAQWYDLLKPSASEVSFIETALGLSLPTRDEMEEIELSARLYQEDGAEFMTMTALTNLDGDAPSKTPVTFILKGNQLVTVRYAEAKPFLMFAGRAMRSNGQNYASGEETMLGLIEAIIDRLADVLERMGNEIDGISREVFRGKSAKSSEKERDLQSLIDQLGQKGDFLSSIRESLVSISRLVAYHSALETQSRKPTKETRQLAKLLQRDATSLGDHATFLSGKINFLLDATLGLINLEQNQIIKIFTVASVVFLPPTLVASVYGMNFQAMPELQWQLGYPWAVVLMILSAALPFLYFKRRGWL, encoded by the coding sequence ATGCTGCGTATCTACGAGCGTGACACAGATCGCCTTGTTCTGCGTGACCACCTTTCTGCCAGCACTGCCGACCAGCCAGCCCCGGCGCAATGGTACGACCTGCTAAAGCCTTCTGCATCGGAGGTATCCTTCATCGAAACCGCGCTCGGTCTTTCCCTGCCGACACGAGACGAGATGGAGGAGATCGAGCTTTCCGCACGGCTGTACCAGGAAGACGGCGCCGAGTTCATGACCATGACCGCGCTGACCAATCTGGACGGCGATGCGCCTTCGAAGACGCCGGTGACATTCATTCTCAAAGGCAACCAGCTGGTGACGGTCCGTTATGCGGAAGCAAAGCCATTTCTGATGTTTGCTGGTCGTGCCATGCGCAGTAACGGGCAGAACTATGCGTCCGGCGAGGAAACCATGCTGGGCCTGATCGAAGCGATCATCGACCGTCTGGCTGATGTTCTGGAACGGATGGGCAATGAGATCGACGGCATTTCGCGTGAGGTGTTCCGGGGAAAGAGCGCCAAATCCAGCGAGAAAGAACGCGACCTGCAATCGCTGATCGATCAGCTGGGCCAGAAGGGTGATTTTCTCAGCAGTATCCGAGAAAGCCTGGTCAGCATTTCCCGGCTCGTCGCCTACCATTCAGCACTCGAAACGCAGAGCCGCAAGCCGACGAAAGAAACGCGGCAACTGGCCAAGCTCCTGCAGCGGGATGCGACATCGCTCGGCGATCATGCAACCTTCCTGTCCGGCAAGATCAACTTTCTGCTGGATGCGACGTTGGGGCTGATCAATCTGGAGCAGAACCAGATCATCAAGATCTTCACGGTCGCGTCCGTCGTGTTCCTGCCGCCAACGCTGGTTGCGTCCGTCTATGGCATGAACTTCCAGGCCATGCCGGAACTGCAGTGGCAGTTGGGATATCCCTGGGCGGTTGTGCTGATGATCCTGTCTGCGGCGCTGCCATTTCTGTATTTCAAGCGGCGCGGCTGGTTGTGA
- a CDS encoding beta-galactosidase BglA — protein sequence MTTVTARKGDPDWWRGAVIYQVYPRSFQDTTGDGIGDIKGITQRLPYIASLGVDAIWLSPFFTSPMADMGYDVSDYCNVDPMFGTLADFDEMMAECEKLGLKVVIDQVISHTSDQHPWFIESRASRTNPRADWYIWADPKPDGTAPNNWLSIFGGPGWEWDGVRKQYYMHNFLISQPDLNFHNPDVQKAVLATVKFWLDRGVHGFRLDTVNYYFHDKQLRNNPPMVYDPDSTGLETDTNPYSMQNHLYDKSQPENIEFLKKLRSLLDEYDCRTTVGEVGDGDRSLSTLSIYTSGNDKLHMCYTFDLLSPRFTADHIRGVVSKCQEIVTDGWVCWAFSNHDVIRHVTRFMETPDERERIAKLAISVLSSLRGSICLYQGEELGLEEAELAFEDLRDPYGIRFWPAFKGRDGCRTPMVWEAKAPHGGFSPGAKTWLPVPPAHAKLAVDAQEADASSVLHHYRQTLAFRKAHASLYDGDLTFLETQADLLAFVREKGDERLLFVFNLTRSVQDFLLPAQFASATPLAMPGFAPTLEEKVVKLEALDAFCAKL from the coding sequence ATGACGACAGTGACGGCACGCAAGGGCGATCCCGACTGGTGGCGCGGCGCAGTTATCTATCAGGTCTATCCACGGTCCTTCCAGGATACGACCGGTGATGGCATCGGCGATATCAAAGGGATAACGCAACGCCTGCCTTACATCGCCTCGCTTGGCGTGGATGCGATCTGGCTGTCGCCCTTCTTCACCTCGCCCATGGCCGATATGGGCTATGACGTTTCCGATTACTGCAATGTCGACCCGATGTTCGGCACGCTGGCCGATTTCGACGAGATGATGGCCGAATGCGAAAAGCTGGGGCTGAAGGTGGTCATCGACCAGGTCATCTCGCATACCTCGGACCAACACCCATGGTTCATCGAGAGCCGGGCGAGCCGAACCAATCCGCGCGCGGACTGGTATATCTGGGCCGACCCGAAGCCGGATGGCACGGCGCCCAACAACTGGCTGTCGATTTTCGGCGGCCCCGGCTGGGAATGGGACGGTGTGCGCAAGCAGTATTACATGCACAACTTCCTGATTTCGCAGCCGGATCTCAACTTCCACAATCCCGATGTGCAGAAGGCGGTTCTGGCGACGGTCAAGTTCTGGCTGGACCGGGGCGTGCATGGTTTCCGGCTGGATACCGTGAACTATTACTTCCACGACAAGCAGCTGCGGAACAACCCGCCCATGGTCTACGATCCCGATTCGACGGGTCTGGAGACCGATACCAACCCCTATTCGATGCAGAACCATCTCTACGACAAGAGCCAGCCGGAAAACATCGAGTTCCTGAAAAAGCTGCGCTCGCTACTCGATGAGTATGATTGCCGCACCACCGTGGGCGAAGTCGGCGATGGCGATCGCTCGCTATCGACGCTCTCGATCTACACCAGCGGCAATGACAAGCTGCACATGTGCTACACATTCGACCTGCTGAGCCCGCGTTTCACGGCGGATCATATTCGCGGTGTCGTGTCCAAGTGCCAGGAAATCGTGACCGATGGATGGGTCTGCTGGGCCTTCTCCAACCATGATGTGATCCGCCACGTGACGCGTTTCATGGAGACGCCGGATGAGCGCGAGCGCATCGCGAAACTCGCCATCAGCGTTCTTTCCAGCCTTCGCGGGTCGATTTGCCTGTATCAGGGCGAGGAGCTTGGTCTCGAAGAGGCGGAACTGGCCTTCGAGGATCTGCGAGACCCTTACGGCATTCGCTTCTGGCCTGCCTTCAAGGGTCGTGACGGATGCCGCACGCCCATGGTGTGGGAGGCAAAGGCACCGCACGGCGGCTTCTCTCCGGGGGCCAAGACCTGGCTTCCCGTGCCGCCCGCACATGCGAAACTGGCGGTGGATGCGCAGGAAGCGGATGCCAGTTCCGTTCTCCACCACTATCGGCAGACGCTGGCCTTCCGCAAGGCGCATGCAAGCCTTTATGATGGTGACCTGACCTTCCTCGAGACGCAGGCCGATCTTCTCGCTTTCGTGCGGGAGAAGGGCGATGAGCGGTTGCTCTTCGTGTTCAACCTGACGCGCTCAGTGCAGGACTTCCTGTTGCCTGCGCAGTTTGCGTCAGCGACGCCGCTTGCGATGCCGGGTTTTGCCCCGACATTGGAAGAGAAGGTCGTAAAGCTTGAGGCACTCGATGCGTTTTGTGCCAAGCTTTGA
- a CDS encoding AraC family transcriptional regulator: MHQLQTLADIIARHTESDGVFATEIPRLSLVRMSKRTEPMQGVQHPSLCLIAQGTKQVLLADEVFEYGPARHLIASADLPITGQVIEASPEEPYLSIKLDLDLSVLGAMMIEMPPAPETFTTAKTCGKAICLSRTDPQLLEAAVRLLRLLDTPDDIPFLAPLAEKELLYRLMRGDQAKKLHRMLMPESRLQQVNRAIAWIRQNYAKPFSVDRVAQEARMSTSSLHEHFKEVTAMSPLQYQKQLRLQEARRLILSEALDAASAAHRVGYDSPSQFSREYRRLFGAPPIQDVSRLKTEPASFAPASA; encoded by the coding sequence ATGCATCAACTTCAAACGCTTGCCGATATCATTGCACGACACACCGAGAGTGACGGAGTTTTTGCAACCGAAATTCCTCGCCTGAGCCTTGTGCGCATGTCCAAGCGCACTGAGCCTATGCAAGGTGTCCAACACCCTTCGCTATGCCTCATAGCGCAGGGCACCAAGCAGGTGCTGCTGGCGGACGAAGTGTTCGAATATGGACCGGCACGTCACCTCATCGCCTCGGCAGACCTGCCAATCACCGGACAGGTGATCGAGGCGAGCCCGGAAGAGCCCTATCTCAGCATCAAGCTCGATCTGGATCTGTCGGTGCTGGGCGCGATGATGATTGAAATGCCGCCCGCGCCTGAAACCTTCACCACCGCGAAAACCTGTGGCAAGGCAATCTGCCTCAGTCGAACCGATCCACAACTGCTGGAGGCTGCCGTGCGCCTTCTGCGTTTGCTCGATACGCCGGATGACATTCCGTTTCTGGCTCCGCTTGCCGAGAAGGAATTATTGTACCGCCTGATGCGCGGGGACCAGGCGAAGAAGCTCCATCGCATGCTGATGCCGGAAAGCCGTTTGCAACAGGTCAATCGCGCCATTGCCTGGATCCGCCAGAATTATGCAAAGCCCTTCAGCGTAGACCGCGTGGCGCAGGAAGCGCGCATGAGCACATCTTCCCTGCATGAGCATTTCAAGGAAGTAACCGCCATGAGCCCGCTGCAATATCAGAAGCAGCTTCGGCTACAGGAAGCGCGCCGCTTGATCCTTTCGGAAGCCCTGGACGCGGCAAGTGCTGCCCACCGCGTGGGCTATGACAGCCCATCGCAGTTCAGCCGCGAATATCGTCGCCTGTTCGGAGCGCCGCCGATACAGGACGTATCCCGCCTGAAGACGGAGCCGGCCAGCTTTGCGCCGGCATCCGCCTAG
- a CDS encoding branched-chain amino acid ABC transporter substrate-binding protein yields the protein MNLKTLLTATTAACLLLAPAARADIVIGLIAPVTGPVAAYGNQVKNGAETAVAEINKKGGILGEKVVLKIADDAGEPKQGVSAANQLIGEGIRFVVGPVTSGVAMPASDALAENGILMVTPTATTPALTNRGLTTVLRTCGRDDQQAEVAANYVLKSLKDKRIAIINDKAAYGKGLADAFKATLNKGGVKEVLNDAITPGDKDFSALTTRLKAENVDVIYFGGYHPEGGLLARQLADLGIKPLIIGGDGLSNTEYWSIGNKAAAGTMFTNASDASKSPNSKAATEALAARQIPAEAFTLNAYAAVEVLKAGIEKAKTKDDAQAVATALKSGEKITTAIGDLTYGETGDLTSQTFDLFKWEDGKIVAAQ from the coding sequence ATGAACCTCAAGACCCTGCTCACAGCAACAACTGCGGCCTGCCTATTGCTGGCACCGGCCGCCCGCGCCGACATCGTGATCGGCCTCATTGCACCGGTCACAGGCCCCGTCGCAGCCTATGGCAACCAGGTAAAGAACGGCGCAGAAACCGCTGTCGCGGAGATCAACAAGAAGGGCGGCATTCTGGGAGAGAAGGTCGTCCTCAAGATCGCCGACGATGCAGGCGAGCCAAAGCAGGGCGTGTCCGCAGCCAACCAGTTGATTGGCGAAGGCATTCGCTTCGTCGTCGGCCCGGTCACATCCGGTGTTGCCATGCCTGCATCCGATGCGCTGGCAGAGAACGGCATTCTCATGGTCACGCCAACGGCTACGACACCCGCCTTGACGAACCGCGGCCTCACCACGGTTCTGCGCACGTGCGGACGCGATGACCAGCAGGCGGAAGTGGCGGCCAATTATGTGCTGAAGAGCCTGAAGGACAAGCGTATTGCCATCATCAACGACAAGGCGGCCTATGGCAAAGGTCTGGCGGACGCCTTCAAGGCAACGCTCAACAAGGGCGGCGTCAAAGAGGTTCTCAACGATGCCATTACTCCCGGCGACAAGGATTTCAGCGCGTTGACGACACGCCTGAAGGCTGAAAATGTCGACGTCATCTATTTTGGCGGCTACCACCCGGAAGGTGGTCTACTGGCCCGCCAGTTGGCCGACCTCGGCATCAAGCCGCTGATCATCGGCGGTGACGGCCTTTCCAACACGGAATACTGGAGCATTGGCAACAAGGCTGCGGCTGGCACCATGTTCACCAATGCTTCCGATGCGTCCAAGAGCCCGAACTCCAAGGCTGCTACCGAAGCGCTTGCCGCACGCCAGATCCCGGCAGAAGCCTTTACCCTGAATGCCTATGCAGCTGTGGAAGTCCTGAAGGCAGGCATCGAAAAGGCCAAGACCAAGGACGATGCGCAGGCTGTGGCAACGGCACTGAAGTCGGGTGAAAAGATCACGACAGCGATCGGCGACCTGACCTATGGCGAGACAGGAGACCTGACCTCCCAGACATTCGATCTCTTCAAGTGGGAAGACGGCAAGATTGTCGCTGCACAGTAA
- the ade gene encoding adenine deaminase: MRLETYIDQGTGREPADIVLKGGHFYDLVTGELVQSDIAICGDRIVGTGEAYRGQTEIDISGQIVVPGFIDTHLHIESSLVTPHEFDRCVLPYGVTTAICDPHEIANVIGTEGIQYFLDSSLETIMDIRVQLSSCVPATHLETAGADLPIERLLPFRHHPKVIGLAEFMNFPGVIHKDPVCMAKLEAFQGGHIDGHAPLLSGLGLNGYLSAGIRTEHECTTAEEAMEKIRKGMHILVREGSVSKDLHALMPIITERLSPHLALCTDDRNPLDIAEEGHLDFIIRTAIAHGVEPLAIYRAASISAARAFGLKDRGLIAPGWRADLVVVDNLANCKAQMVFSAGRLVNDELFATRKPVEPVGLDSVKARIVKAADFSVPARQEEQPVIGVLPGKIITEHRRFRLPSSGNQSTVDLANDIIRVAVIERHGKNGNHANGFVQGFGLKKGAIASTVGHDSHNICVVGVSEEDMALAANRLGEIRGGFVVVEDGKVTGEIALPVAGLMSLEPYETVRDILHELRKAAYALGTTLTEPFLQVAFLPLPVIPHLKISDKGMVDVDKFALIG, encoded by the coding sequence ATGCGCCTTGAGACCTATATCGATCAGGGAACAGGGCGGGAGCCCGCCGATATCGTTCTGAAGGGCGGCCATTTCTACGATCTCGTCACCGGCGAACTCGTGCAGTCGGATATCGCGATTTGCGGTGATCGTATCGTCGGCACCGGTGAGGCCTATCGAGGACAGACGGAAATCGATATCTCCGGCCAGATCGTGGTGCCGGGTTTCATCGATACCCATCTCCATATCGAAAGCTCGCTGGTCACGCCGCATGAATTCGATCGCTGCGTTCTGCCCTATGGCGTAACCACCGCCATTTGCGATCCGCATGAGATTGCCAATGTCATCGGCACCGAGGGCATCCAGTACTTCCTCGATTCGTCGCTTGAGACGATCATGGATATCCGTGTTCAGCTTTCCTCCTGCGTACCAGCAACACATCTGGAAACCGCAGGCGCCGATCTTCCCATCGAGCGCCTCCTGCCCTTTCGACATCATCCGAAGGTCATCGGGCTCGCGGAATTCATGAACTTTCCCGGCGTGATCCATAAGGATCCGGTCTGCATGGCAAAGCTCGAGGCGTTTCAGGGCGGCCATATCGATGGTCACGCCCCGCTCCTGTCCGGCCTTGGCCTGAACGGCTACCTGTCGGCGGGCATTCGCACCGAACACGAATGCACGACGGCCGAAGAAGCCATGGAAAAGATCCGCAAGGGCATGCACATTCTGGTGCGGGAAGGCTCGGTGTCCAAGGACCTCCACGCGCTGATGCCCATCATCACGGAACGCCTGTCGCCTCATCTGGCGCTCTGCACGGATGATCGCAACCCGCTGGATATCGCCGAGGAAGGCCATCTGGACTTCATCATCCGCACGGCCATTGCCCACGGCGTCGAACCGCTCGCCATTTACCGCGCAGCCTCCATCTCCGCCGCACGCGCCTTTGGCCTTAAGGATCGCGGGCTGATCGCACCCGGCTGGCGTGCAGACCTTGTGGTGGTCGATAACTTGGCCAACTGCAAGGCGCAGATGGTGTTCTCAGCAGGTCGACTGGTGAACGACGAATTGTTCGCGACCCGCAAGCCGGTGGAACCTGTGGGCCTGGATAGCGTGAAGGCGCGCATCGTCAAGGCAGCGGATTTCTCCGTTCCCGCACGGCAGGAGGAGCAGCCGGTCATCGGCGTCCTGCCGGGCAAGATCATCACCGAGCATCGGCGTTTCCGCCTGCCCTCGTCGGGCAATCAGAGCACGGTGGATCTCGCCAATGATATCATTCGCGTGGCTGTCATCGAGCGGCATGGCAAGAACGGCAATCACGCCAACGGTTTCGTGCAGGGCTTTGGCCTGAAGAAGGGCGCCATCGCCTCCACCGTCGGGCATGACAGCCACAACATCTGCGTTGTCGGTGTGTCCGAGGAAGACATGGCGCTTGCCGCCAACCGGCTCGGCGAGATCCGCGGCGGCTTCGTCGTGGTGGAGGATGGCAAGGTGACGGGCGAAATCGCGCTTCCGGTCGCGGGCCTCATGAGCCTTGAACCCTACGAGACGGTTCGCGACATTCTTCATGAACTGAGAAAGGCTGCCTACGCACTCGGAACAACCCTGACGGAGCCCTTCCTTCAGGTCGCCTTCCTGCCACTGCCCGTCATTCCACACCTGAAGATATCGGATAAAGGCATGGTGGACGTCGACAAGTTTGCCCTGATCGGTTGA